In Camelina sativa cultivar DH55 chromosome 16, Cs, whole genome shotgun sequence, a single window of DNA contains:
- the LOC104752177 gene encoding LRR receptor-like serine/threonine-protein kinase GSO1 isoform X2 has translation MDGKLFWGQYLIWVILLLGQLRGCKSCIQKERSALLELKKFLVSRSAEGYSDYVLTSWTNDTKSDCCQWEGIECNRTSTRVIGLSVGFMVFQEYSFLNLSLLHPFEEVRSLDLSSGNQYSENEFFNQFNGFFDDVQGYQSLRTLKNLEILNLSSNRFNNSIFPYLNAATSLTTLFLRSNIMKGPFPYQDLTHLKKLKALDLGWNKFSSSGLQELSNLTNLEVLGLGDNDLDGPTPIEVICKMKNLRELYLSGNHFVGQLPLCLGSLNKLQVLDLSSNHFSGNLPSNFSSLEVLEYLSLLENDFTGLFSLNPLANFTKLEVLKLSSTSDMVQVKTEGSWKPKFQLSVVVLRSCNLEKIPSFLVYQKNLRLVDLSSNRLSGDIPAWLFVNNAKLKVLQLQDNSFTTLQMPTVMHGLKLLDFSANDIRLFPDNISRALPNMIHMNGSKNGFRGHFPSSLGDLKKIKFIDLSYNNFSGKLPRSFLMSCFSLEYLKLSHNKFGGQFLPKGTNFTSMEVLRMDNNNFTGKIGVGLLSSNNTLRALDVSNNCLIGIIPSWISAISYLDILSVSNNFLQGTIPPSLMNISFLDMSGNLLSGALPSYSPSSKLFLHNNNFTGVIPDTLLNDRVTILDLRNNKISGSIPQFVNTESIRILLLSGNKLTGSIPRQMCDLSNIEILDLSDNKLKGFIPSCLNNLSFGRREESSYNYLSATTEILQLEFYKSTFMVDELEVYYFTFQEIEIKFAMKQRYDSYFGGSGFAKGILDYLNGMDLSSNKLSGVIPVELGDLSELHALNLSHNFLSSSIPSSFSKLKDIESLDLSHNMLQGSIPQQLTSLDFLGVLDVSYNNLSGIIPQGRHFDTFDESSYLGNPFLCGPPTDRSCDAKKSSEEEGNGREDEDDEAAFDMVVFYYSTASTYVTALIGVLALMCFDCPWRRAWLLIVDASIASAKSMFS, from the exons GGGCCAGTACTTAATATGGGTGATATTACTGTTGGGGCAGCTACGTGGATGCAAAAGTTGTATTCAGAAAGAAAGGAGTGCTTTATTGGAGCTCAAGAAATTTCTGGTCTCGAGGAGTGCAGAAGGGTACTCTGATTATGTTCTCACTAGTTGGACTAATGATACAAAGAGCGATTGCTGCCAGTGGGAGGGTATTGAATGCAATCGTACAAGCACTCGGGTTATCGGGCTTTCCGTGGGTTTTATGGTCTTTCAAGAGTATTCCTTCCTAAACCTTTCTTTGCTGCATCCATTTGAAGAGGTTCGGAGTCTGGACTTATCATCAGGGAACCAATACAGCGAGAACGAGTTCTTTAACCAATTTAATGGCTTCTTTGATGATGTTCAAG GATATCAAAGCTTAAGGACACTAAAAAACCTGGAAATTTTGAATCTCTCTTCAAATAGATTCAACAACAGCATCTTTCCATATTTGAATGCCGCTACCTCACTTACAACTCTTTTTCTCCGTTCAAACATCATGAAAGGCCCTTTTCCTTATCAAG ACTTAACTCATCTGAAAAAGTTGAAAGCTCTAGATCTAGGttggaataaattttctagCTCGGGATTGCAAG AACTAAGCAATTTGACTAACTTGGAAGTCTTGGGTCTTGGTGACAATGATTTGGACGGACCTACGCCTATAGAAG tgatttgtaaaatgaagaaTTTGCGGGAGCTCTATCTCAGTGGAAATCATTTTGTAGGCCAGCTTCCTCTTTGTTTAGGTAGCTTGAACAAGCTACAAGTTCTTGACCTCTCATCCAACCACTTTAGTGGGAATCTACCATCTAATTTTAGTAGCCTTGAGGTCCTCGAATATCTATCGTTGTTAGAAAACGACTTTACAGGCTTGTTCTCACTCAATCCACTTGCCAATTTTACAAAGCTAGAGGTGTTGAAACTTTCGTCAACATCTGATATGGTACAAGTAAAGACAGAAGGTAGTTGGAAGCCAAAATTCCAACTGAGTGTTGTTGTACTCCGATCTTGCAACTTGGAGAAAATACCTTCCTTTCTCGTGTACCAGAAAAACTTGCGTCTAGTTGATCTATCTAGTAACAGATTATCCGGAGACATTCCTGCTTGGCTGTTTGTGAATAATGCAAAACTCAAAGTCTTACAGTTGCAGGATAATTCGTTCACTACCTTACAGATGCCTACAGTAATGCATGGCTTGAAGCTCTTGGATTTCTCAGCAAATGATATAAGGTTATTTCCTGATAATATCAGCCGTGCGCTTCCGAATATGATACATATGAATGGCTCAAAAAATGGGTTTCGAGGGCATTTTCCATCGTCTTTGGGTGATTTGAAGAAGATTAAATTCATAGACCTTTCTTATAATAACTTCTCTGGAAAGCTACCGAGGAGCTTTCTTATGAGTTGCTTTTCACTTGAATACTTGAAACTCTCTCACAACAAATTCGGTGGCCAGTTTCTTCCTAAAGGAACAAACTTCACTTCCATGGAGGTGTTGAGAATGGACAACAACAATTTTACAGGGAAGATTGGAGTTGGTTTGCTTAGCTCCAACAATACATTGCGAGCTCTTGACGTGTCTAACAATTGTCTCATAGGTATTATACCAAGTTGGATATCAGCAATATCTTATTTGGATATATTATCGGTATCAAACAATTTCTTACAAGGCACAATACCACCTTCTTTGATGAACATTTCGTTTCTGGACATGTCTGGAAACCTATTGTCGGGAGCCTTACCGTCATATTCTCCTAGCTCAAAATTGTTCctacacaacaacaacttcacagGGGTAATTCCGGACACATTGTTGAATGATCGTGTCACAATACTTGATTTGCGGAACAACAAGATCTCTGGAAGTATCCCGCAGTTTGTCAATACCGAGAGCATAAGAATTCTTTTGTTGAGTGGGAATAAGTTAACAGGATCTATTCCAAGACAGATGTGTGATTTGAGCAACATTGAAATTTTAGATCTTTCAGATAACAAGCTCAAAGGCTTCATACCTTCATGCCTCAACAATTTATCTTTTGGAAGAAGAGAGGAATCTAGTTACAATTATCTATCTGCAACCACAGAGATCCTTCAATTGGAATTTTACAAATCCACATTCATGGTGGATGAGCTTGAGGTATACTACTTTACTTTTCAGGAGATTGAGATCAAATTTGCTATGAAGCAAAGGTATGATTCTTATTTTGGCGGTTCTGGGTTCGCTAAAGGAATACTTGATTATTTGAATGGGATGGATTTGTCAAGCAACAAATTAAGTGGTGTTATCCCAGTAGAACTTGGAGATCTCTCAGAACTACATGCGTTGAACCTATCTCACAATTTCTTGTCGAGTTCTATACCTTCAAGCTTCTCCAAACTGAAAGATATTGAGAGCCTTGATCTTTCTCATAACATGTTACAAGGAAGCATTCCTCAACAACTTACCAGCCTTGATTTCCTTGGTGTCTTGGATGTATCTTACAACAATTTATCAGGGATCATTCCCCAAGGAAGGCATTTTGACACTTTCGACGAGAGCAGCTACTTAGGCAATCCTTTTCTTTGTGGACCACCGACCGACAGAAGTTGTGATGCTAAGAAGAGCTCAGAGGAAGAAGGCAAtggaagagaagatgaagacgatgaagcTGCTTTTGACATGGTGGTGTTCTATTATAGTACTGCTTCAACGTATGTAACCGCGTTGATAGGAGTTCTTGCGCTTATGTGCTTCGATTGTCCTTGGCGTCGAGCATGGCTCCTCATAGTTGATGCGTCCATTGCCTCAGCGAAAAgtatgttttcttaa
- the LOC104752177 gene encoding receptor-like protein 12 isoform X1, producing the protein MDGKLFWGQYLIWVILLLGQLRGCKSCIQKERSALLELKKFLVSRSAEGYSDYVLTSWTNDTKSDCCQWEGIECNRTSTRVIGLSVGFMVFQEYSFLNLSLLHPFEEVRSLDLSSGNQYSENEFFNQFNGFFDDVQGYQSLRTLKNLEILNLSSNRFNNSIFPYLNAATSLTTLFLRSNIMKGPFPYQEIKDLTNLKLLDLSLNYFNGSIPDLTHLKKLKALDLGWNKFSSSGLQELSNLTNLEVLGLGDNDLDGPTPIEVICKMKNLRELYLSGNHFVGQLPLCLGSLNKLQVLDLSSNHFSGNLPSNFSSLEVLEYLSLLENDFTGLFSLNPLANFTKLEVLKLSSTSDMVQVKTEGSWKPKFQLSVVVLRSCNLEKIPSFLVYQKNLRLVDLSSNRLSGDIPAWLFVNNAKLKVLQLQDNSFTTLQMPTVMHGLKLLDFSANDIRLFPDNISRALPNMIHMNGSKNGFRGHFPSSLGDLKKIKFIDLSYNNFSGKLPRSFLMSCFSLEYLKLSHNKFGGQFLPKGTNFTSMEVLRMDNNNFTGKIGVGLLSSNNTLRALDVSNNCLIGIIPSWISAISYLDILSVSNNFLQGTIPPSLMNISFLDMSGNLLSGALPSYSPSSKLFLHNNNFTGVIPDTLLNDRVTILDLRNNKISGSIPQFVNTESIRILLLSGNKLTGSIPRQMCDLSNIEILDLSDNKLKGFIPSCLNNLSFGRREESSYNYLSATTEILQLEFYKSTFMVDELEVYYFTFQEIEIKFAMKQRYDSYFGGSGFAKGILDYLNGMDLSSNKLSGVIPVELGDLSELHALNLSHNFLSSSIPSSFSKLKDIESLDLSHNMLQGSIPQQLTSLDFLGVLDVSYNNLSGIIPQGRHFDTFDESSYLGNPFLCGPPTDRSCDAKKSSEEEGNGREDEDDEAAFDMVVFYYSTASTYVTALIGVLALMCFDCPWRRAWLLIVDASIASAKSMFS; encoded by the exons GGGCCAGTACTTAATATGGGTGATATTACTGTTGGGGCAGCTACGTGGATGCAAAAGTTGTATTCAGAAAGAAAGGAGTGCTTTATTGGAGCTCAAGAAATTTCTGGTCTCGAGGAGTGCAGAAGGGTACTCTGATTATGTTCTCACTAGTTGGACTAATGATACAAAGAGCGATTGCTGCCAGTGGGAGGGTATTGAATGCAATCGTACAAGCACTCGGGTTATCGGGCTTTCCGTGGGTTTTATGGTCTTTCAAGAGTATTCCTTCCTAAACCTTTCTTTGCTGCATCCATTTGAAGAGGTTCGGAGTCTGGACTTATCATCAGGGAACCAATACAGCGAGAACGAGTTCTTTAACCAATTTAATGGCTTCTTTGATGATGTTCAAG GATATCAAAGCTTAAGGACACTAAAAAACCTGGAAATTTTGAATCTCTCTTCAAATAGATTCAACAACAGCATCTTTCCATATTTGAATGCCGCTACCTCACTTACAACTCTTTTTCTCCGTTCAAACATCATGAAAGGCCCTTTTCCTTATCAAG AAATAAAGGACTTGACAAACTTGAAACTGTTGGATCTGAGTCTAAACTATTTTAACGGTTCCATTCCAG ACTTAACTCATCTGAAAAAGTTGAAAGCTCTAGATCTAGGttggaataaattttctagCTCGGGATTGCAAG AACTAAGCAATTTGACTAACTTGGAAGTCTTGGGTCTTGGTGACAATGATTTGGACGGACCTACGCCTATAGAAG tgatttgtaaaatgaagaaTTTGCGGGAGCTCTATCTCAGTGGAAATCATTTTGTAGGCCAGCTTCCTCTTTGTTTAGGTAGCTTGAACAAGCTACAAGTTCTTGACCTCTCATCCAACCACTTTAGTGGGAATCTACCATCTAATTTTAGTAGCCTTGAGGTCCTCGAATATCTATCGTTGTTAGAAAACGACTTTACAGGCTTGTTCTCACTCAATCCACTTGCCAATTTTACAAAGCTAGAGGTGTTGAAACTTTCGTCAACATCTGATATGGTACAAGTAAAGACAGAAGGTAGTTGGAAGCCAAAATTCCAACTGAGTGTTGTTGTACTCCGATCTTGCAACTTGGAGAAAATACCTTCCTTTCTCGTGTACCAGAAAAACTTGCGTCTAGTTGATCTATCTAGTAACAGATTATCCGGAGACATTCCTGCTTGGCTGTTTGTGAATAATGCAAAACTCAAAGTCTTACAGTTGCAGGATAATTCGTTCACTACCTTACAGATGCCTACAGTAATGCATGGCTTGAAGCTCTTGGATTTCTCAGCAAATGATATAAGGTTATTTCCTGATAATATCAGCCGTGCGCTTCCGAATATGATACATATGAATGGCTCAAAAAATGGGTTTCGAGGGCATTTTCCATCGTCTTTGGGTGATTTGAAGAAGATTAAATTCATAGACCTTTCTTATAATAACTTCTCTGGAAAGCTACCGAGGAGCTTTCTTATGAGTTGCTTTTCACTTGAATACTTGAAACTCTCTCACAACAAATTCGGTGGCCAGTTTCTTCCTAAAGGAACAAACTTCACTTCCATGGAGGTGTTGAGAATGGACAACAACAATTTTACAGGGAAGATTGGAGTTGGTTTGCTTAGCTCCAACAATACATTGCGAGCTCTTGACGTGTCTAACAATTGTCTCATAGGTATTATACCAAGTTGGATATCAGCAATATCTTATTTGGATATATTATCGGTATCAAACAATTTCTTACAAGGCACAATACCACCTTCTTTGATGAACATTTCGTTTCTGGACATGTCTGGAAACCTATTGTCGGGAGCCTTACCGTCATATTCTCCTAGCTCAAAATTGTTCctacacaacaacaacttcacagGGGTAATTCCGGACACATTGTTGAATGATCGTGTCACAATACTTGATTTGCGGAACAACAAGATCTCTGGAAGTATCCCGCAGTTTGTCAATACCGAGAGCATAAGAATTCTTTTGTTGAGTGGGAATAAGTTAACAGGATCTATTCCAAGACAGATGTGTGATTTGAGCAACATTGAAATTTTAGATCTTTCAGATAACAAGCTCAAAGGCTTCATACCTTCATGCCTCAACAATTTATCTTTTGGAAGAAGAGAGGAATCTAGTTACAATTATCTATCTGCAACCACAGAGATCCTTCAATTGGAATTTTACAAATCCACATTCATGGTGGATGAGCTTGAGGTATACTACTTTACTTTTCAGGAGATTGAGATCAAATTTGCTATGAAGCAAAGGTATGATTCTTATTTTGGCGGTTCTGGGTTCGCTAAAGGAATACTTGATTATTTGAATGGGATGGATTTGTCAAGCAACAAATTAAGTGGTGTTATCCCAGTAGAACTTGGAGATCTCTCAGAACTACATGCGTTGAACCTATCTCACAATTTCTTGTCGAGTTCTATACCTTCAAGCTTCTCCAAACTGAAAGATATTGAGAGCCTTGATCTTTCTCATAACATGTTACAAGGAAGCATTCCTCAACAACTTACCAGCCTTGATTTCCTTGGTGTCTTGGATGTATCTTACAACAATTTATCAGGGATCATTCCCCAAGGAAGGCATTTTGACACTTTCGACGAGAGCAGCTACTTAGGCAATCCTTTTCTTTGTGGACCACCGACCGACAGAAGTTGTGATGCTAAGAAGAGCTCAGAGGAAGAAGGCAAtggaagagaagatgaagacgatgaagcTGCTTTTGACATGGTGGTGTTCTATTATAGTACTGCTTCAACGTATGTAACCGCGTTGATAGGAGTTCTTGCGCTTATGTGCTTCGATTGTCCTTGGCGTCGAGCATGGCTCCTCATAGTTGATGCGTCCATTGCCTCAGCGAAAAgtatgttttcttaa